One stretch of Microcebus murinus isolate Inina chromosome 12, M.murinus_Inina_mat1.0, whole genome shotgun sequence DNA includes these proteins:
- the TRIM14 gene encoding tripartite motif-containing protein 14 isoform X4 yields MYREQAESCREQIDIINDLSNRVWSISQEPCPVQRLQAYTATEQEMQQQMCLGELCHPVPLSFEPVKSFFQGLVEAMRSTLQTPMDVRIKENMNCQLSGSSSTKPGTLLKISPSPERSLFLKYARTPSLEPDTMHARLRLSADRLTVRCGLLGRLGPAPAPQFDALWQVLGRDCFAAGRHYWEVDVQEAGAGWWVGAAYASLRRHGSSAAARLGCNRQSWCLKRYDLEYWAFHDGQRSRLHPREDPDRLGIFLDYEAGVLAFYDVTGGMSHLHTFRATFQEPLYPALRLWEGTISIPRLP; encoded by the exons ATGTACCGGGAGCAAGCTGAGTCTTGCAGGGAGCAAATTGACATCATAAATGATCTCTCCAACAGGGTCTGGAGCATCAGTCAGGAGCCCTGTCCTGTCCAGCGGCTGCAG GCGTACACGGCCACCGAGCAGGAGATGCAGCAGCAGATGTGCCTTGGCGAGCTGTGCCACCCCGTGCCCCTGTCCTTCGAGCCCGTCAAGAGCTTCTTTCAGGGCCTCGTGGAAGCCATGCGGAGTACGTTACAGACGCCTATGGACGTTCGCATTAAGGAAA ACATGAACTGCCAACTCTCTGGCTCCTCCAGCACCAAGCCAGGAACCCTGTTGAAAATCAGCCCCTCACCTGAGCGATCGCTCTTCTTAAAAT ACGCGCGCACGCCCTCGCTGGAGCCGGACACGATGCACGCGCGCCTGCGCCTCTCGGCCGACCGCCTGACTGTGCGCTGCGGCCTGCTGGGCCGCCTGGGCCCGGCGCCCGCCCCGCAGTTCGACGCGCTCTGGCAGGTGCTGGGCCGCGACTGCTTCGCCGCCGGCCGCCACTACTGGGAGGTGGACGTGCAGGAGGCGGGCGCCGGCTGGTGGGTGGGCGCGGCCTACGCCTCCCTGCGGCGCCACGGGTCCTCGGCCGCCGCCCGCCTGGGCTGCAACCGCCAGTCCTGGTGCCTCAAGCGCTACGACCTCGAGTACTGGGCCTTCCACGACGGCCAGCGCAGCCGCCTGCATCCCCGCGAGGACCCCGACCGGCTCGGCATCTTCCTGGACTACGAGGCCGGCGTCCTCGCCTTCTACGACGTGACGGGTGGCATGAGCCACCTGCACACCTTCCGCGCCACCTTCCAAGAGCCGCTGTACCCAGCCCTGCGGCTCTGGGAAGGGACCATCAGCATCCCTCGGCTGCCTTAG
- the TRIM14 gene encoding tripartite motif-containing protein 14 isoform X2 codes for MPLNSPALCRLFLPPKDPDLTLRNRTQKLSQECLKQLATKKQQEVGNITQIEDAEEKLKAHAESSKTWLTGKFSELRLLLDEEEVLAKKFIDKSTQLVLQMYREQAESCREQIDIINDLSNRVWSISQEPCPVQRLQAYTATEQEMQQQMCLGELCHPVPLSFEPVKSFFQGLVEAMRSTLQTPMDVRIKENMNCQLSGSSSTKPGTLLKISPSPERSLFLKYARTPSLEPDTMHARLRLSADRLTVRCGLLGRLGPAPAPQFDALWQVLGRDCFAAGRHYWEVDVQEAGAGWWVGAAYASLRRHGSSAAARLGCNRQSWCLKRYDLEYWAFHDGQRSRLHPREDPDRLGIFLDYEAGVLAFYDVTGGMSHLHTFRATFQEPLYPALRLWEGTISIPRLP; via the exons ATGCCTCTGAACAGCCCAGCCCTCTGCAGGCTCTTCCTACCCCCAAAGGACCCAGACCTCACGCTTAGAAACAGGACACAG AAACTCAGCCAAGAATGTTTAAAGCAGTTGGCAACCAAGAAGCAGCAGGAAGTTGGCAATATAACCCAGATAGAGGACGCCGAAGAGAAGCTCAAG gcTCATGCAGAGTCAAGTAAAACCTGGCTGACGGGGAAATTCTCTGAACTCAGATTACTGCTTGATGAAGAGGAAGTGCTGGCCAAGAAATTCATTGATAAAAGCACGCAGCTTGTCCTCCAGATGTACCGGGAGCAAGCTGAGTCTTGCAGGGAGCAAATTGACATCATAAATGATCTCTCCAACAGGGTCTGGAGCATCAGTCAGGAGCCCTGTCCTGTCCAGCGGCTGCAG GCGTACACGGCCACCGAGCAGGAGATGCAGCAGCAGATGTGCCTTGGCGAGCTGTGCCACCCCGTGCCCCTGTCCTTCGAGCCCGTCAAGAGCTTCTTTCAGGGCCTCGTGGAAGCCATGCGGAGTACGTTACAGACGCCTATGGACGTTCGCATTAAGGAAA ACATGAACTGCCAACTCTCTGGCTCCTCCAGCACCAAGCCAGGAACCCTGTTGAAAATCAGCCCCTCACCTGAGCGATCGCTCTTCTTAAAAT ACGCGCGCACGCCCTCGCTGGAGCCGGACACGATGCACGCGCGCCTGCGCCTCTCGGCCGACCGCCTGACTGTGCGCTGCGGCCTGCTGGGCCGCCTGGGCCCGGCGCCCGCCCCGCAGTTCGACGCGCTCTGGCAGGTGCTGGGCCGCGACTGCTTCGCCGCCGGCCGCCACTACTGGGAGGTGGACGTGCAGGAGGCGGGCGCCGGCTGGTGGGTGGGCGCGGCCTACGCCTCCCTGCGGCGCCACGGGTCCTCGGCCGCCGCCCGCCTGGGCTGCAACCGCCAGTCCTGGTGCCTCAAGCGCTACGACCTCGAGTACTGGGCCTTCCACGACGGCCAGCGCAGCCGCCTGCATCCCCGCGAGGACCCCGACCGGCTCGGCATCTTCCTGGACTACGAGGCCGGCGTCCTCGCCTTCTACGACGTGACGGGTGGCATGAGCCACCTGCACACCTTCCGCGCCACCTTCCAAGAGCCGCTGTACCCAGCCCTGCGGCTCTGGGAAGGGACCATCAGCATCCCTCGGCTGCCTTAG
- the TRIM14 gene encoding tripartite motif-containing protein 14 isoform X1 — protein MAGAGQRSGVPGGPGPGEPEQVSGWRCPEHRDRVVELFCRRCRLCVCALCPVLGAHRGHPVCLALEEAMHVQKLSQECLKQLATKKQQEVGNITQIEDAEEKLKAHAESSKTWLTGKFSELRLLLDEEEVLAKKFIDKSTQLVLQMYREQAESCREQIDIINDLSNRVWSISQEPCPVQRLQAYTATEQEMQQQMCLGELCHPVPLSFEPVKSFFQGLVEAMRSTLQTPMDVRIKENMNCQLSGSSSTKPGTLLKISPSPERSLFLKYARTPSLEPDTMHARLRLSADRLTVRCGLLGRLGPAPAPQFDALWQVLGRDCFAAGRHYWEVDVQEAGAGWWVGAAYASLRRHGSSAAARLGCNRQSWCLKRYDLEYWAFHDGQRSRLHPREDPDRLGIFLDYEAGVLAFYDVTGGMSHLHTFRATFQEPLYPALRLWEGTISIPRLP, from the exons ATGGCGGGCGCAGGGCAGCGGAGCGGGGTGCCTGGGGGGCCGGGCCCCGGCGAGCCCGAGCAGGTGAGCGGCTGGCGCTGCCCGGAGCATCGCGACCGCGTGGTCGAGCTCTTCTGTCGCCGCTGCCGCCTCTGCGTGTGCGCGCTTTGCCCGGTGCTGGGTGCGCACCGCGGCCACCCGGTCTGCCTGGCGCTGGAGGAGGCTATGCACGTGCAG AAACTCAGCCAAGAATGTTTAAAGCAGTTGGCAACCAAGAAGCAGCAGGAAGTTGGCAATATAACCCAGATAGAGGACGCCGAAGAGAAGCTCAAG gcTCATGCAGAGTCAAGTAAAACCTGGCTGACGGGGAAATTCTCTGAACTCAGATTACTGCTTGATGAAGAGGAAGTGCTGGCCAAGAAATTCATTGATAAAAGCACGCAGCTTGTCCTCCAGATGTACCGGGAGCAAGCTGAGTCTTGCAGGGAGCAAATTGACATCATAAATGATCTCTCCAACAGGGTCTGGAGCATCAGTCAGGAGCCCTGTCCTGTCCAGCGGCTGCAG GCGTACACGGCCACCGAGCAGGAGATGCAGCAGCAGATGTGCCTTGGCGAGCTGTGCCACCCCGTGCCCCTGTCCTTCGAGCCCGTCAAGAGCTTCTTTCAGGGCCTCGTGGAAGCCATGCGGAGTACGTTACAGACGCCTATGGACGTTCGCATTAAGGAAA ACATGAACTGCCAACTCTCTGGCTCCTCCAGCACCAAGCCAGGAACCCTGTTGAAAATCAGCCCCTCACCTGAGCGATCGCTCTTCTTAAAAT ACGCGCGCACGCCCTCGCTGGAGCCGGACACGATGCACGCGCGCCTGCGCCTCTCGGCCGACCGCCTGACTGTGCGCTGCGGCCTGCTGGGCCGCCTGGGCCCGGCGCCCGCCCCGCAGTTCGACGCGCTCTGGCAGGTGCTGGGCCGCGACTGCTTCGCCGCCGGCCGCCACTACTGGGAGGTGGACGTGCAGGAGGCGGGCGCCGGCTGGTGGGTGGGCGCGGCCTACGCCTCCCTGCGGCGCCACGGGTCCTCGGCCGCCGCCCGCCTGGGCTGCAACCGCCAGTCCTGGTGCCTCAAGCGCTACGACCTCGAGTACTGGGCCTTCCACGACGGCCAGCGCAGCCGCCTGCATCCCCGCGAGGACCCCGACCGGCTCGGCATCTTCCTGGACTACGAGGCCGGCGTCCTCGCCTTCTACGACGTGACGGGTGGCATGAGCCACCTGCACACCTTCCGCGCCACCTTCCAAGAGCCGCTGTACCCAGCCCTGCGGCTCTGGGAAGGGACCATCAGCATCCCTCGGCTGCCTTAG
- the TRIM14 gene encoding tripartite motif-containing protein 14 isoform X3, with product MAGAGQRSGVPGGPGPGEPEQKLSQECLKQLATKKQQEVGNITQIEDAEEKLKAHAESSKTWLTGKFSELRLLLDEEEVLAKKFIDKSTQLVLQMYREQAESCREQIDIINDLSNRVWSISQEPCPVQRLQAYTATEQEMQQQMCLGELCHPVPLSFEPVKSFFQGLVEAMRSTLQTPMDVRIKENMNCQLSGSSSTKPGTLLKISPSPERSLFLKYARTPSLEPDTMHARLRLSADRLTVRCGLLGRLGPAPAPQFDALWQVLGRDCFAAGRHYWEVDVQEAGAGWWVGAAYASLRRHGSSAAARLGCNRQSWCLKRYDLEYWAFHDGQRSRLHPREDPDRLGIFLDYEAGVLAFYDVTGGMSHLHTFRATFQEPLYPALRLWEGTISIPRLP from the exons ATGGCGGGCGCAGGGCAGCGGAGCGGGGTGCCTGGGGGGCCGGGCCCCGGCGAGCCCGAGCAG AAACTCAGCCAAGAATGTTTAAAGCAGTTGGCAACCAAGAAGCAGCAGGAAGTTGGCAATATAACCCAGATAGAGGACGCCGAAGAGAAGCTCAAG gcTCATGCAGAGTCAAGTAAAACCTGGCTGACGGGGAAATTCTCTGAACTCAGATTACTGCTTGATGAAGAGGAAGTGCTGGCCAAGAAATTCATTGATAAAAGCACGCAGCTTGTCCTCCAGATGTACCGGGAGCAAGCTGAGTCTTGCAGGGAGCAAATTGACATCATAAATGATCTCTCCAACAGGGTCTGGAGCATCAGTCAGGAGCCCTGTCCTGTCCAGCGGCTGCAG GCGTACACGGCCACCGAGCAGGAGATGCAGCAGCAGATGTGCCTTGGCGAGCTGTGCCACCCCGTGCCCCTGTCCTTCGAGCCCGTCAAGAGCTTCTTTCAGGGCCTCGTGGAAGCCATGCGGAGTACGTTACAGACGCCTATGGACGTTCGCATTAAGGAAA ACATGAACTGCCAACTCTCTGGCTCCTCCAGCACCAAGCCAGGAACCCTGTTGAAAATCAGCCCCTCACCTGAGCGATCGCTCTTCTTAAAAT ACGCGCGCACGCCCTCGCTGGAGCCGGACACGATGCACGCGCGCCTGCGCCTCTCGGCCGACCGCCTGACTGTGCGCTGCGGCCTGCTGGGCCGCCTGGGCCCGGCGCCCGCCCCGCAGTTCGACGCGCTCTGGCAGGTGCTGGGCCGCGACTGCTTCGCCGCCGGCCGCCACTACTGGGAGGTGGACGTGCAGGAGGCGGGCGCCGGCTGGTGGGTGGGCGCGGCCTACGCCTCCCTGCGGCGCCACGGGTCCTCGGCCGCCGCCCGCCTGGGCTGCAACCGCCAGTCCTGGTGCCTCAAGCGCTACGACCTCGAGTACTGGGCCTTCCACGACGGCCAGCGCAGCCGCCTGCATCCCCGCGAGGACCCCGACCGGCTCGGCATCTTCCTGGACTACGAGGCCGGCGTCCTCGCCTTCTACGACGTGACGGGTGGCATGAGCCACCTGCACACCTTCCGCGCCACCTTCCAAGAGCCGCTGTACCCAGCCCTGCGGCTCTGGGAAGGGACCATCAGCATCCCTCGGCTGCCTTAG